One Pedomonas mirosovicensis genomic region harbors:
- the pncB gene encoding nicotinate phosphoribosyltransferase produces MIFTDIATRTYNHGWRLDPIVRSLLDTDFYKLLMLQMIWGLYRDVNVTFSLINRTTSVRIADEINEDELRAQLDHARSLRFTRKELVWLAGNTFYGRQQIFAPEFMAWLADFQLPEYELERVDGQYRLNFHGPWTHASMWEIPALAIVNELRSRAALKGLGRFSLDVLYARAKARLWEKLERLRRLPALRLSDFGTRRRHSFLWQNWCIAALKEGLGPKLTGTSNVLLAMEHDLEAIGTNAHELPMVLAALAETDAARRKAPYKVLEDWKSYYSGNLLVVLPDTFGTAAFLEQAPDWLAEWTGFRPDSAPPIEGGERIMAWWREKGVDPKSKLLVFSDGMDVESIEETYHHFDGRVRLSFGWGTNLTNDLAGCATDDRPALEPISLVCKVTQANGRPAVKLSDNPTKATGAPKAIAHYLSLFGTEGRMARDVRV; encoded by the coding sequence ATGATCTTCACCGATATCGCAACCCGTACCTACAACCATGGCTGGCGTCTGGACCCCATCGTCCGCAGCCTTCTGGATACGGACTTCTACAAGCTGCTCATGCTCCAGATGATCTGGGGTCTCTATCGCGATGTGAACGTCACCTTCTCGCTCATCAATCGCACCACCTCGGTCCGCATCGCGGACGAGATCAACGAGGACGAGTTGCGGGCCCAGCTCGATCATGCGCGGTCCTTGCGCTTCACCCGCAAGGAGCTGGTCTGGCTGGCCGGCAACACCTTTTACGGCCGCCAGCAGATCTTCGCGCCGGAGTTCATGGCCTGGCTCGCCGATTTCCAGCTACCCGAATACGAACTGGAAAGGGTTGATGGCCAGTACCGCCTCAACTTCCACGGACCGTGGACCCACGCCAGCATGTGGGAGATCCCGGCGCTCGCCATCGTCAACGAACTGCGCTCCCGCGCGGCGCTCAAGGGGCTGGGCCGCTTCTCGCTCGACGTGCTTTACGCCCGCGCCAAGGCCCGGCTGTGGGAAAAGCTGGAGCGGCTGCGCCGCCTGCCGGCCCTGCGCCTCTCCGATTTCGGCACCCGTCGCCGCCACAGCTTCCTGTGGCAGAACTGGTGCATCGCCGCGCTGAAGGAAGGGCTGGGGCCCAAGCTTACCGGCACCAGCAACGTGCTGCTGGCGATGGAACACGACCTGGAGGCCATTGGCACCAATGCCCACGAACTGCCCATGGTGCTGGCGGCGTTGGCGGAAACCGACGCGGCCCGGCGCAAGGCCCCCTACAAGGTGTTGGAGGACTGGAAGAGCTATTACAGCGGCAACCTCCTGGTGGTGCTGCCGGACACCTTCGGCACCGCGGCCTTTCTGGAGCAGGCCCCGGACTGGCTGGCGGAGTGGACCGGCTTTCGCCCGGATTCCGCGCCGCCCATCGAGGGGGGCGAGAGGATCATGGCCTGGTGGCGTGAAAAGGGCGTCGACCCGAAATCCAAGCTGCTGGTCTTCTCCGACGGGATGGACGTGGAGTCGATCGAGGAGACCTACCATCACTTCGATGGCCGGGTGCGCCTCAGCTTCGGCTGGGGCACCAACCTCACCAACGATCTGGCCGGCTGCGCCACCGACGACCGTCCGGCGCTGGAGCCGATTTCGCTGGTCTGCAAGGTAACGCAGGCCAACGGCCGCCCGGCGGTCAAGCTGTCGGACAACCCGACGAAAGCGACCGGCGCCCCGAAGGCCATCGCCCACTATCTGAGCCTCTTCGGCACGGAAGGCCGGATGGCGCGTGATGTCCGCGTGTGA
- a CDS encoding PAS domain-containing sensor histidine kinase, whose protein sequence is MTIAQINDRRFELLVRAVVDYAIYMLDPQGHIVSWNAGAERIKGYTEAEILGRHYECFFTPEDRQCGTPDFALANALKNGRYEAEGWRIRKDGSRFWASIVVDAIRDDDGQHLGFAKVTRDMTAQRNAQVALALTREQLAQAQKMEAIGKLTGGVAHDFNNLLMIISGYADILRRRLDAPEDVSAIDTIRHAAQRGRNLTRQLLAFSRREPLNPVVVDPSLRIAAMKDLLQGSLRGDLELIIDLKPDLYPIRVDVGEMELAMVNLAMNARDAMPQGGRLTVEAQNVQLPNADVPHMRGHFLAISLSDTGTGIAPEHISKIFDPFFTTKDARKGSGLGLPQVYGFASRSGGTVTVRSVQWEGTTFTLYLPRAQAGVHKPEPEAPAQPVELPGGTVLLVEDNPDVGNVTASMLHELGYRVIRAANAADALDHLRAGVGINLVISDIIMPGGINGVELEEIVRRNYPFIPMLLMTGWSDNALQRDHAKPVLRKPFGIDMLRQALLNVLNMEDCPAEA, encoded by the coding sequence ATGACGATTGCACAGATCAACGATCGCCGTTTCGAACTGCTGGTGAGAGCCGTTGTCGATTACGCGATCTACATGCTGGACCCGCAGGGCCACATTGTCAGCTGGAACGCCGGCGCGGAGCGGATCAAGGGCTATACCGAGGCGGAGATTCTCGGCCGGCACTATGAGTGTTTCTTCACGCCGGAGGACCGTCAGTGCGGCACGCCGGACTTTGCGCTCGCCAATGCGCTGAAGAATGGTCGCTACGAGGCGGAAGGGTGGCGCATCCGCAAGGACGGCAGCCGGTTCTGGGCCAGCATCGTCGTTGATGCCATCCGCGACGATGATGGCCAGCACCTGGGCTTTGCCAAGGTGACGCGCGACATGACGGCCCAGCGCAACGCGCAGGTGGCACTGGCGCTGACCCGCGAGCAGCTGGCCCAGGCGCAGAAGATGGAAGCCATCGGCAAGCTGACCGGCGGCGTCGCCCATGATTTCAACAACCTGCTGATGATCATTAGCGGCTATGCCGACATCCTGCGCCGCCGGCTGGACGCGCCGGAGGACGTGTCGGCTATCGATACCATTCGCCATGCCGCCCAGCGCGGGCGCAACCTCACGCGCCAGCTGCTGGCCTTCTCCCGGCGGGAGCCGCTCAATCCGGTCGTGGTCGATCCGTCGCTAAGGATCGCCGCGATGAAGGATCTGCTTCAAGGGTCGCTGCGCGGCGACCTTGAGCTCATCATCGATCTGAAGCCAGACCTATATCCCATTCGCGTCGATGTGGGCGAAATGGAGCTGGCGATGGTCAATCTGGCGATGAACGCGCGAGACGCCATGCCCCAGGGCGGGCGGCTGACCGTCGAGGCGCAGAACGTCCAGCTGCCCAATGCGGATGTGCCCCATATGCGCGGCCACTTCCTCGCCATTTCCCTCTCCGACACGGGAACCGGCATCGCGCCCGAGCACATCAGCAAGATCTTCGATCCGTTCTTTACCACGAAGGATGCCCGGAAGGGCTCTGGCCTGGGCCTGCCGCAGGTGTATGGCTTCGCATCACGCTCCGGCGGCACGGTGACGGTCAGGAGCGTCCAGTGGGAGGGCACCACCTTTACCCTCTACCTGCCCCGGGCGCAGGCGGGCGTGCACAAGCCCGAGCCAGAGGCGCCGGCCCAGCCTGTCGAACTGCCGGGCGGGACCGTGCTTCTGGTAGAGGACAATCCGGACGTCGGCAATGTGACGGCCAGCATGCTCCATGAACTGGGCTATCGGGTGATCCGCGCCGCCAATGCCGCCGATGCCCTCGACCACCTGCGCGCAGGCGTGGGGATCAATCTCGTCATCAGCGACATAATCATGCCGGGTGGTATCAACGGCGTTGAGCTGGAGGAGATTGTCCGGCGGAACTATCCCTTCATCCCGATGCTGCTGATGACCGGCTGGAGCGACAACGCCTTGCAGAGGGACCATGCAAAGCCGGTGCTGCGAAAGCCGTTTGGTATCGACATGCTGCGCCAGGCGCTGCTGAATGTTCTGAACATGGAAGACTGCCCCGCCGAGGCGTGA
- a CDS encoding sensor domain-containing diguanylate cyclase, with the protein MVDASSPHSARRSGRDRTDALQSGRLIFFLVFLLALFPLVISWTLSPSVPAQLRICHSTSPSPLDPEEALDLPYRCVGTVTGYADRWLWLRHDLTQEQQSWPDWSMNIHQTRFENLVVSFHFADGSAQTYRVRAGDFGRHWTPNGYIAFNANRDKAPVKTITLGIDRLVSYELVRLRLVPIAQQERAVQLSAALVGASLSFLTVSLVYNLFLAAMARQKAIFWHCGWVVCLIFWGLCWSQLALVVAPGIAGIASVRICSVLATTATFLACQYMLATLEEDILPFWLRIGLRVVPAISLLFCIACLYPPEGIGTMLANLFRLTTLFTLATAVGALVLALWRGSQNAKDFALAWSLPILAVLASNFNDTSATVPVLSGEMLVLATSALQTLWLSFAASRGFASLKAERDHARAMQSELMALAETDPLTKLHNRRGLTARFQRELAEAHRSGGCLGLMLVDLDHFKSINDTFGHEVGDHVLQHVAGLLGLLRQEGAIVARFGGEEFCVVVPNVAGEALHAMAERVRRLLAGSDLSLLFNSTERRITASFGIIDTRAFPASDANALLREADQALYLAKAQGRNCVVAARSTEALPPDPAAPASARA; encoded by the coding sequence GTGGTTGACGCATCATCGCCGCATTCCGCGCGCCGGTCCGGCCGGGATCGCACAGATGCATTGCAAAGCGGGCGGCTGATTTTCTTTCTGGTTTTCCTGCTGGCGCTGTTTCCGCTCGTCATCTCGTGGACGCTGTCCCCTTCGGTGCCGGCACAGCTGAGGATTTGCCACAGCACGTCCCCCAGCCCGCTTGACCCCGAGGAGGCGCTCGATCTTCCCTATCGGTGCGTGGGCACAGTCACCGGCTATGCCGACCGCTGGCTCTGGCTGCGCCACGACCTCACCCAGGAACAGCAATCGTGGCCCGACTGGTCCATGAACATCCACCAAACCCGGTTTGAAAATCTGGTGGTGAGTTTCCATTTCGCCGACGGCAGCGCGCAAACCTACCGGGTGCGGGCGGGTGATTTCGGCCGGCATTGGACGCCCAATGGCTACATCGCCTTCAACGCCAATCGCGACAAGGCTCCCGTTAAAACCATCACCCTCGGCATTGACCGGCTGGTCTCCTACGAACTGGTGCGACTGCGGCTGGTGCCGATCGCCCAGCAGGAACGCGCGGTTCAGCTGAGCGCGGCGCTGGTCGGCGCATCGCTCAGCTTTCTTACCGTCTCTCTTGTCTACAATCTCTTCCTCGCCGCGATGGCACGGCAGAAAGCCATCTTCTGGCACTGCGGATGGGTCGTCTGCCTGATCTTCTGGGGCCTGTGCTGGTCGCAGCTGGCCCTGGTCGTCGCTCCGGGAATTGCCGGGATTGCGAGCGTGCGTATCTGCTCGGTGCTGGCCACCACCGCCACGTTTCTGGCCTGCCAGTACATGCTGGCCACGCTGGAGGAGGACATCCTGCCCTTCTGGCTGAGAATCGGCCTGCGCGTGGTGCCGGCCATCAGCCTGCTGTTCTGTATCGCCTGCCTCTACCCGCCGGAGGGCATAGGCACGATGTTGGCCAACCTCTTCCGGCTGACCACCCTGTTCACCCTCGCCACGGCCGTCGGCGCGCTGGTGCTCGCCCTGTGGCGCGGCAGCCAGAACGCCAAGGACTTCGCCCTCGCCTGGAGCCTGCCGATATTGGCCGTTCTGGCCTCCAACTTCAACGACACCTCGGCAACCGTTCCGGTGCTGAGCGGTGAAATGCTGGTGCTGGCCACCTCCGCCCTGCAAACCCTGTGGCTTTCCTTTGCCGCCTCGCGGGGTTTCGCCAGCCTGAAGGCCGAACGCGACCATGCCAGGGCAATGCAATCCGAACTCATGGCGCTGGCCGAGACCGACCCGTTGACCAAGCTGCACAATCGCCGCGGGCTGACCGCGCGGTTTCAGCGTGAGCTGGCCGAGGCGCACCGCAGCGGCGGTTGCCTCGGCCTCATGCTGGTCGATCTCGACCATTTCAAGTCGATCAACGACACCTTCGGGCACGAGGTCGGCGATCACGTCCTCCAGCATGTGGCAGGGCTGCTGGGCCTCTTGCGGCAGGAGGGGGCGATCGTCGCGCGGTTCGGCGGCGAGGAATTCTGCGTTGTCGTGCCGAACGTGGCGGGCGAGGCATTGCATGCCATGGCCGAGCGAGTCCGCCGCCTGCTGGCGGGCAGCGATCTGTCATTGCTGTTCAACTCGACGGAGCGCAGAATCACGGCCAGCTTCGGCATCATCGATACGCGGGCGTTTCCGGCATCGGATGCGAACGCCCTCCTGCGCGAGGCCGATCAGGCGCTGTATCTGGCCAAGGCGCAAGGGCGCAATTGTGTCGTTGCGGCACGATCCACCGAAGCGCTCCCGCCTGATCCTGCCGCCCCGGCATCCGCGCGGGCTTGA